CCTGCCTCAAATGTAGGCTGTTTAAATTTGAAACAACTTACattaaggaaaaaaacatggtttcaccatttttattttatgaacgAGAACTGGGTGGATTTAGACTACACTATAATTGCAAATTTCCCTTCAAGTTTAAAAGTAAAACCACAGACACGGAGCatcttttgttgtttattttggaCGTGCTGATAAATTAAAGGCTTCTGTTGGTTATCTTATGaggtgagctttttttttatgtgtgttattTGGGCTCTATGGCAGCCTGATGGAGCACCTGTCGCACAGTTCCGGGCTCGCGCTCGAGGTGCGAGGGCATATGGAAGTGGCAGGTGGCGAGAACGTGCGTCCGCTCGCGCCGTTCTCGCCCACTTAGCGCCAGAGCAGCTCCTCATTAATTAAACGCTGTGGCCCGCGACACCCGACCTGTACCCGCACAACACGGTTAGTGACAGCCCACCCGAGGAGCTGTTACACGTTTATGACCAGGCATAAAGTCAAATCAGTAATTCTGAATTTACTGGGGTGTTTATTAGTAGGtctatttattttcagtatttgctGAAGATGTTTGAATTTAGTTTAACATATTTTACAGAAGATCTAAAATAACTAAATGCAATTTTGCAAAAAAGGGcggccttttattttttttaaaatgtaatttaacttTACTTCTCAACAGGTAAaacatttcagagctgtagttcatttatttttgcatttttttttcatgaattgTGATTTATGAAtgacttaaaataaatttttcagTAAATTAGATTTCTTTGTTTGAATCGCGTGCGTTTTAAAAGTGCACCTACCTCCTTCCCAACTATAGCTGATAATCATCATCAGCCTATAGATTTAAAATTAAGTTTTCTTCACATAACAAGCGGAATGAAAGTCTGCATCTGCAAACCATGTGATTAAGTGTGTAAACTGACACCACCCTAAAGAAATAAAGGTGAAGTAGTTTGTCCTTTTCTGAATTAGGCCATCAACTGATAAAACGCTGGCGCCTCCACCTCTATAACATTACCgcgttgctctttttttttttccttctttcttttactttgtcCGTTTGTTTCCATTAGAAACAAGCACGCGAAGGGGATCTCTGAATAGGAGCAAGTCTATaggctagttaattaaaaacaggaaaaagtggACCTAACTGCCAATAGCAGAGCAGAGGACGTTGCTTCCCGCTCCGCTGTCCGCCCAGCGAGAGTATTTaggagaggagcaggagaggaggCGACAGGTGCACCAGGCATGACCTGGTCAGTGTCCTCACTTGGGCTGAGATGGAGAGGCAAAATGGTGACTGAGGCCTGCTCACATAAAGGGAAGGGAAGATGCGCTTGAAACGCAGGAGTGGAGAATCACACAAATGGGTGAGTAGGTTGTAAAAATAGTTGTGCTCTATTAAAACAGCCTCAGTGGAACCAGTCAAGAGATGTTATTACTTAGGGTTGCTGGTGCTGCTACCAGGCAACTCAAACTATAAACACAGGGACTCTTCCTCTTTGGTTTCCCCTAACCACAGCACAGTAAAGGTATTgtgatataaaaaaagaaataacactaATCACTGAGATTATTTACAGTATACTTGTAAAACAGCCAACTTGGTGAATAATTCCTAGTTTTAGGTGATGATGagcttgattttatttttgttttcatgatcAGGAGAATGCTGAGAGATTTTATAAGAAAGCGACACTTTCCCTTCAAGGTAAGACAGGGGGGAAAAAGGGAAATTTGGCAGTAAAACAATCAAACTATTCAACATAATTGTGCCAGCTGCTCCCCTCTCTTTCTGCATCTGCTCTCGTGGTGGCAGGGTGGCAGTGTACTGCTGCTGGCTGTGATATCCGACTGACAGCTGTCagctgcactcctcactgcTCCTCACCTAAAACATGCTTGCCGACACTGCCACATATCCCACTTCACTCACCTGCAAATAAGAAGTCAGCTGAGAATAAAGCTGGGAGAAAATTCTACGCTTTGCATACTGATAAATACTGAGCAGCTCAACATCAGCACAGCACAGTCAAAtccacacatttgcattcacatgTGCAGAAGGCCTCAGAGTTGTGGCTGGTTGGGAGGCAGTGTAATGTTAGCTGACGTTTCTCTGGACAGCTCACACTGCTCTGCTACCTTAACGGTTACATTTCACTCTGGTGCTCATGCACCTCGTGCACCTGGCAGGTAAGATACTGATGCAAGCATCTCAGATGGCTCAGTAGACGCCCAATATGACTTTTAAAAGTTTGCCCACTCCgcaaagaaaataatattttaaagctGAGTTTGTCTGATTTTCAATAGATTTTGtatatctaatttttttttttttggcttctggtatcactgaaaataaaaacagtttaaaatttAGACAAAAGTGAAGTTGTTGAATTGTGGGCGGCTGGAAGGCAGTGTCTTGTTAGCTGGTTGATTCTTCATGTGCCAGCTTACCTGCTGCTGCCCTCCAACTGTCCATTTAacccacagcagcagtgatgtcTGCAGTCACTCTTCACTAGATACAATTCAGAGTCTGTGTCTATTTTATGTTAATTTCCTTGTAGCTGTTCACGATATTAAATATTCAGACTCAGCAACATGCTatggcaaagaaaacaaacaaacaaaaaaagatcagCTACAACATGCAGAGTATCAGCATCATATATGGCCTTAACATCAGTACTTTAACACCTCTAATGGGATTACAGTTATTCGGTTAAAAAAGGTGATTAATATTCACAACAAATCTAGAAGAAACCTAAATGGAAAAATCCTCACATCATTAGTTACATCAAATAGTTATTAGTGTATTTTATTGCTGGATAGATGTTGCATAGTTTACTGGGCTCAAATCAGTCAAAATAGGCTCAATTACTTTGcttcatcttaaaaaaaaacccaaaaattttaatgtaaacaCTGGAAAGAGATGACAAGAAGGCaagctgaacattttaaaatgccaaCATCTGAAAAGCAACACAAccactgcagcaacagcagtaatgacaccccacacacacgcgcgcacacacaaacaaacacaaacactctgACACGCATTGCATGACTGATTGCCTTTGCATGCCTGATATTTCCATCCTGCATCTTTCTGGAGCAACAACCCTCCCAGCAACACTCACTGTCAACAGTTCAGTCCCTCCCGGCTGTCTGAGCACAGGAAGCGCAGACACAAAGCCCTGCTATGTCCAGTATCCATCACTAAGGGGCATTATAGCTCCACTCGTTTCTTGAGGATGATTTCCCGCACCATCATTGTGACCTCTTCTCTGATGCTTTCAATGGGCTCGTCTGTCCGCCAGAATCTGACCACTTTCCCTTCTGGATTCACCAGAAACTTCCAGAAGTTCCACTTTGGAAGTTTCTGCACAgaatctgaaaaaacaaacaacacatcaCAGCACAGTTATTAATcacacatttcagttttttaattGATCTGATTTTAAGCCAGGAAACGTTAAAGTGTATTATCCAAGATGGGCAGTGACAAAATAAGATTCCTTAAAGCTGAGACCAATCAAAAACAGCGTCTGTGAGGCAGATCCATCAGGCTCTAAAATACCTCTATAAACATTGATTTAATTCCCAAAGGTTGCCTAAAATCCTAAATTATACATGTTAAGATATTTAATAGCCATCATAATTAATTTAGAGGTCACATTACAGCACTGAGCTTATGTCTATCTGACTGTCTTGAGCTTGAAGATGCTGCAGAATAGCAAATACCAAACCTGAAAATTAGCAGCAGATAACTGTGAGAACCAGTTCCAGCAGGACTTCTCCATAACAGAAGTgcttaaatataaaagaaatcCTGCAGCACCATATCTAATTTGATAGGGTGATGCAACAACTGTTGTGTTATTGTCTGTTAAAGTAATTTTATCTTAATAAATAGATTCTGTTTTCTATCATATGGGCCAGGGTGTCAATTCTGCAGctcaataaacagaaaatatgctttttttttttttttttttttttttttagcagatatGAAACTAAATTGACATTTCACACCATCAAGTCTCATAATCAAAGAATAAATCAGAACCATACTTTATATCCCAGTTACCTCTGGAGTTCATAGACTTGTTCTGCGGGTCTTCTTTCAGGTGCATCATGTTCATAAATACTGATTAAATTACCCTGGGGTgattgaaaaatacaaaactttaTCCACATTTTACAACAGTAACAGGTTATTTTCCTCTCAGGGGGAAGCAAAAATGGACTTTACTTAATCTAATTTGGGCTTAGACTATCAACACCTGTACCTGGAATACAGGTGAGACTAAGTATATTTTTGCTTGGTGATGATTTCAGAGATATCTCAACCTGAGAAAGTCGGTAGTGGCAGAATCCTTTAAGGTTTGGTCAAAGTTTCCAAATTTTACTTCCTGGCAGAAAGCTGCTGCAGccataaataaatcagaaactTGCACTCGGAGGaggtataaatatataattggCGTTTCTGTGCTCTCATAGTGATCTCGCagtcatatttttttgttgttaaaaatCCTTTCTCCCAACCTGTGAGGAATTTGAAAGCAGGCTCAGCCTCTGATCCCATTATTTTGATCTTGCTGAAGAAAGGGAAGGTAACCCCGTAGGTGGACTTGGCGAAAGCTTCGATGTCCCAGCTGGTTCCGGTCTCCGTGTCCCCGAACTGTCCGCAGGGGAAGGCCAGGACGTTGAAGTGAGAAGTGCCCAGCTCCCGGTGGAGCTCCTGTAGAGACTTGTAGTTCGCCTCCGTCTGCTGGCAGTGACTCGCCACGTTTACAACTAAGGACGCCTGCAAAGGAGAGGATCAGGATCAGTGTGCAATTTCGAAAATGCTCCTagaaatacattttctgcaAAATAAATCCCGCTCTCCACTGCCACAGAATAACTTCAAGTCTGTTTTAGGCAGATTTATTCTCAATCTGAAACGACTGGTGATGATGTGGACATACTTTTCCTCGGTACTTCTCCAGAGAAACCGTCCTCCCCTTCGCGTCCTTCACCTCGAAAGAATAAAAATCCTTCGGTTTTCTGGGTTTCACCAGCTGGGTCTGCAGAAGGAACAAACACCCCACACCCATCGTCATGCTCAACAGCAcggttattttttttgcttttgggtTGGAGGACCTCGTAGGATAACCTCCTAACGCCTCCATCTTGGAGGAGGAAGAACGAACCGTGGTCGGAACTGGGGCTCTCCTTCCAGAAGTGCTGGGGCGGACCAGACGAGAGAGTCGCGTTAAGCTCGACGGAGAAACAATACGAGCAACTATACCGGAAACTGAGcggcattaaaaataaatacataaataaatagtcATGCAAGCAATGTGACAAATGCTTGGTGTAAAACGGGACAAAAATCTGCAACTACttgtaaagaaaagaaatcactAATGGACTTTGCGCTAGATTAGACTAATTGAAATGATACTGTATACCcactaaagagaaaataatgtcTGAAGCTTTACTTTTTGCAGGTTTTGTCGATGCAACTTGCAGAAAGAGGCCTGAAAACTAAGACTACCATCTACATGAGTGCGAGGGACGTCACAGCCGTAACAATGAAAATATagcaaaactaaaactgagcatTTTTAGGCACTCAGAGCTAAAGTCGAACGAGCACACACAGATTATatgcaagaaaataaacaaatacaataaagaaaaaagaccccaattcatatatatatatatatatatatatatatatatatatatatatatatatatatatatatatatatatatatatatatatatatatatatatatatatatatatatatacacacacacacacacacatacagttttaCCAATTTTACCTCAAGTACTTGCAGACCTGTAAGCTCTCTTGTTTCATGCCACCCCTCTTATCCTGATACTGGGTGGGCAGTTCATTCGCCTTGTTGTGGAAAGCTGAACTCAATTCTGCTCAATAGAACCCTAACCCTAAAATGCTTTTGCTtagtaaaatatatttcaaatattcagaaacatttttgttagtttttaagCTCTACACAGCACAATGCAGTATAACAttaaactgggggggggggggggggggggggggggtatcgcAATTAAGGTGAAAATAATATTGTAGGGGGGGGTCACACCTTACCGTCCTCTACTCATAGCATTTAAGACACTTGTGCTTCAAAACTTTTAACCGGAAGTGAGGCTCTTAATGCTGCTCTCTTGACACTAGTGTGCTCATGGAGTTTGATATGAAGttaatgtttaataaatgttaaatatacTTATTTTGAgattgcattatttaaaataaatatattttttgtcttctcaGGGACAATACGAGGCCCGTGAAGTCACATACAAGCGCTTCAGGAGGCGGATCATccagaggagctgcagagaggcCCCTGCTGCGAGTACCCCGCTGGCCCCTGGGCGGCAGTGTGAGCCCAGCTTTGAGTTTGATCCGGTGTGTCAGAGGCTGGAGCTCGAGTCTCCACCGAGAAAGCAAGAACCAGCGCAGGGAGTGCTGCAGGGAAATATACAAGGTATTAACCGACACAGAGAATGTGATACTGATGTCAAACACATCCACATCGGTTAGTTCATTAAAACTGTGATCAGCAAAATAAGAAATTACCTCAACGCAGCTTTTAAATAAGAAAGACAACAACTAACAAAGATTTAAAGAcgttaaattaaaaatgaaaatggtctGGTTTCAGATTCACAAGTCCCCAAAGTATGTAGGCATTGTAAATTAAGCTGCATTATTATTTTAGGCAGGCACACTAGATTATATACATTAATATacattataataatatataatgtataatatacCATGAAAATGCAACAGTGTTTGTGCAGTTTGGATAAagattttggttttaaaaaatgtttgagcTGCGACATGAAGGTGTTAGACATCACTGGGAAAAGCACCTAAGCTGTCAGTGTTGCAGCAGTAACACATTTATGATTCAGCTGTTTAACTCTGTTCTTATATGACAGTactgttttttaaatgcacagacTTGCCGGTCAGTGCTCCCCTATAGGCCCATATCCAACAAGAGTTCTTCATCCTGTCTTTTTAATCTTCAGGAGTTGAATCACACAGGCACAGTAGATTTATACTAGAAATGTGACCAACATTTTCTGCCATTTGGTTTCACCAGAATCAGCATTGGTGGGAGGCCTGTCTCACTCTGAGCCTGCTAACTTGTTGAACACAGCATGCACTGTTGCTGCCAGGAGACAGCCTGCTGCAGAAAATGGCCCAGAACAGGTTTGTTTAAGGAAGCTGTAGTTCCTTGTGTGAATgtctatgtgtttgtgtgtctgcatgcacGAAAATGAATGAAGAATGTTCACAGAGATGAAAAAAATTGAAGGGGGCGTTAAAGTGACCTCTGCAGGTTATCCTCTGTTACATGAACATAGAGATTAttacaaaaaagtgaaaaaaaaatagtcccgagttttgtctgtgtgggttctctctgggtactctgggtAGGTTAACCGGTCACTCCAAATGTTTAATGGTTTAATGACTTCTTGAAatttttcttgaatttcttcacaaataatattttaagcatctggttctcttccacaatgtgtcttttgttctgtctctctctattcACCTTAaatcagtcacagcagatgactgcccctccctgagcctggttctgctgcaggtttcttcctgttaaaagggagtttttccttcccgctgttgcCAACTAGTTTCTTATAGGGGGTCATCAGATTGCTGGAGTTTTCTCTCTGTTACAGTATAAGGcatcttgaggcaactgttgttgtgatttggtgctatacaattaaaatggaattgaattcaGTTGAATTGAACTGTCtccatgttctccccgtgtttgcttGGGTttcctcctcccacagtccaaagacatgcagttactggggttaggttaattggtcactctaaattgcccatatgtgtgagtgtgaatggttgtctgtctctctgtgttggccctgtgacaggctggtgacctgtacagggtgtaccctgcctctcgccctgtgacagctgggataggctccagccccccgcgacactgaacaggataagcggaagaggatggatggatgaactgtCTCCAtgtgttggtcctgcagtggactgacgacctgtccagggtatatGCTGTCcttcaccctgtgacagctgggataagcttgagacccccccccccccacccgaCTGTGAATTGTAGAAGTAGAAGAAAATTAATGGACCTTTAGTGTCATCATGccataaaatatataaagaatATGAAACGGAAAAACTGTATATATATTGCTAATGCTAGCTTTCAATGATATCCTAATGCtagaaacttttgtttttttttgtttgtttgttttacagcgATGGGTGTGGACACCTGCAGGTCAAGAACAGGGACACCTCAGTCACTGTGGTAGagcatgtttctttttctttcaaacagACATGAATGGTTGTGTGAATGATCTCTGGAATGATACTACATGATGTCATACTGGGAAATGCAAACAGACACCATGATCATGTAGCAGCTTTTTATtatgaagcaaatgaaacttcTGGAGGACCGTTGGATGATGTAATTATAGGTTTACTTTATCAGATTAAATAacctattaaaataaaaacacgaCACAACAAAGGAATTTTAACTGAGATTCAGTGAGTACGATCTATTGCATTAACAACAGATCCACAATGTatgttttgtaatattttttcatTGAAGGTAATGATGAAAGAAGACGTGGTCTTCAGCCATTTGCCATTCTGAGCAAAGCCAGCCTGAGTCTGCAGGGGAAGTCAGTGGTTAAGTTGGGGGCACCTTCACTACTGAATGACTACTGTAAGAGAAGATAAAGTCCTATATGATATTTACAAATTGTAAATGAAGCAATCCAGATATGATTGAAGTGCAGTCTTTTAGTTTTAATGTGTTGCATCAAGATGTTCCCTTAAGATGCTTTGGTGggtctttactgcagccaccttcaccTGGTGCTtgtttgctttcagttttgtgtttaataagTTAAAAACATGATCTACTGAGTTGAGATCGGGGTTGTCCTTTGAAGAATATCTGATTTCCTTGCTTTGATAAACTCTTGggctgcttttgcagtatgctttgggtcattatccatttgcaccgTGAGGTGCTCTCTGattagttttgcagcattttgctgaatctgagcagcAATATCTATCCCTGTACATTTCAAAattcatgctgctgcttctatcagcagccACATCATTTAATAGACACTAGTAActagttccactggcagccaaaCATGCTCATGCCTTAACCTGTCTATCatatttgacagatgatgtgataTGCTTTGGATCACAAGCTGTTCCTTCTGTTCTTTTCTCTACTGAGCAGTCACTAAGGAAACTGAGGCCACATTCACTAGCAACTTTCATTTCTACAGTTTTATCTGCATGCTTggtgttttattaatttatcgCAGTATTGTTAAACTCAGTTTGGCCAAACTAGATAAATTTAGACCTcccaaataaaaaatacaaataataaaaaaaaaaaaatgaaattacagtAGAATGTAGCCTCTGTTTTTGCAACTTTGTCATTTCAGACACCAATCTTCTGGACTGCAGCTGTAACGGCATGGTTGCGTTAGCACTCGGCTCTACTGTTTACATTTGGAATTCAGAAACTCGTGCTCTGGTTGGACATTTGGACCCGAGTCCACAGCCAGGATGCCAATACCGTCAGTCCATCTCGTCTCTGTGCTGGAGCAGAGATGGCAGAGCTCTCAGCATTGCGACCAGGCGAGGGGAGATACAGGTAACGCCTCTGGTAAATGAGTGCGTAGAGGTTGGAAACTTATTCAAACCAACAGTGGTATGGGGGGGGTCTGTATGAAGCGATGTGTCATACTCACTAAATCAGCAAGATGACAGTTTGTggtatctttgtctctctttgaCTCTTTAGTTGTGGGATGTCGAACACAAGCAGAGGATGAGGTTTCTGTTGTCACACCTGACTGTGGTGAGAGCTCTTTCCTGGAAACAGCAGTTACTTAGCAGGTACTCATTTGGGTTGTTCtggtatttaaacaatgttctgTATCATCATGAAATGGACAAATTCACCAACACTGGAATGATGGAAAACAATGTCACTTAGCTTAGGAGAGCGGTTAAAGCCATACAGCTTTATAAGAAATGTAGGTGAATTAGCTGTGAGCAGGGCAGAAGAGACAATATCAATAAGTGTccataaaacagtatttttttctgacagtGGCTCGGTTCTTGGACATATCTGTCACCTTGACCCTCGGGCTTTCACACCTCTGGTAGGTGCAACCACCCAGAGTGAGGGGGTCTGCAGCCTGCAGTGGTCACCAGGAGGCAGTTGGCTGGCCAGTGGTTCCACAGAAGGCCATCTCCATATCTGGGACCATAGCATCACAGGAAACAAAATGTCAAGTCAGCCAATAATGACAATGAAGCAGTGCAGTGCTGTTAAGGTCTGTGTAATTGTAACTGTGTGTGCCTTTTAGAGCAAACTCTGCTGATGTGactttaatgaaataaaaatgggaACACACATCCTGCTGTAAGTGATATTGCATATTCATGTGCAATATTCATTGCACATGgatggatccatccatccatatggATATCTATATCTAGCCATTTGCAGGCACTAACGTGTTTGGTGTTTTTAAAGGCTGACACAACCACAGTCACATATTGCAAGCAACTCAACTTCGGTATGGGCTAATAGTGTTAATGTTTAAGGATTTTGCTGTCATTATACCAAGGCTTAAAGTATTGTTAATGCATCTACCTTTGTGTCTGCCTTTGTATATTTCAGGCAATGGGGTGGTGTCCATGGCAGAGAAACACGATTGCTACTGGAGGGGGATGGAAAGACGGTGAGCTGAGAATCTGGGACACACAGTCTGGGTCTTGTGTaacttccacacacacaaattcacagGTGCTTGAGAGTTAAATTAGAGTGGATACTTTTGTTACTGTATGTAAATGCTGGATAAACATTTCCCAATTGCTCCTTTTGCAGATATGTTCTCTACAATGGGCTGAAAAGAAGAGACATGTGGTTACAGGTCATGGTCTTCCTCATCACAAAGTCATATCCTGGATGTGGGAGTTTCCCTCCCTCAGCCCCATTTACCAGTTCACAGGTCAGTTCTCTGTTACTGCAGCCCTTAAAAAGATCTGTTTAACACATTGTTGAATTGTATCTGCACTGCTGCCTGACTCAGCCAGTCCAGTCTTTCAGCACATTTACAACACCCTCATAGGAACAAATGTATTGCATCATTAACACGGTGAGTAAGATTCCCATAGAAGTGTTGGTTGTCAGTGCAGCAGCTCTGTCACCTATCACTAAGCTGTTTTATACTCACTGTGTGCTGACTCATTCATGTCCTGGGCTTCCCTCTAGTGAATATGAAACGATGAATTGAATGTCCAGAGTTACTACTATTTTAATTCTTGACTTGTTCAGTAAATGCACAGCAGGGATGTTTATTTGCTCTGACTGCATTTAAGCCTCATAATTagacaaatttacatttaatttcatatgtaaataaaatcttaaacaATCCAATTTTTAAGTtgtgaaagcagaaaaagagaatatgaaaaataaagatgaatagaaaaaaatacacttggTCATTTAGATAAAATTCCTCCAAACTAATGTTCCTGACTGCTAAACAGCTGCCAGAAACGTTCATTCTTGTGGTCAGGGGGCTCAAAACAGATACTGAAAGCAAAAAACACACTTTCTGTTTCAACACACTGATGTGTAATATTCAATAATTTTActcaagtatttttttaaattttatttgtttaaccAGGgtcttttttctacttttacaaCTTGTGTGAAAACTGGATTCTCGTGTTTTTCTTGCAACTATAGTTTGACATTAtggtttttttgctttgcttttgttgCAGAGGGTTTATTTTTGCCAGAATCATAATTGGCATATCCATATCCCAGTCCAGTAAGAGGACTGGTTGTGATAACAAAAAGAAATTGACCATTTTCTTGCTCAGACTCAGGCATAAGTTCCCCCTTCTCATTTTTGCCGATAAGACTCTGTTTGACTCAGCTGTGCTCATAGACAGGGAGAAGTTGTTACTGAAAGCAGCACCCATTTGAATCACATGTAAAATGTGTGAGCAGTGGGGTTTGGAACAGAGGGTTTAGTGCTTATATTACTCAGTAATCATTTCGGAAGCTTTCTTAGTTTGGAAAGCCCTCCTCATTTTCCTGTATTATCTATATTTTTCCAATTTCACGTCATTGTTGGTTTttgatgtgtgaaaaaaaattaacttaaaaaaGCATCATGATCAAAGGTAGCACGCTTCAATATTAATTCCTTGTTAAATAACACTACATTTCCTTATTAGTCTCAGTAACTGAGACTAATATGGGGGacacaatatatttaaaaatcaaaattaatttaaataaaaatgtctttgttttttaatcaggtCACTCTGATCGAGTCCTGCACTTGGCCTTGAACCCTGACAACACTCGAATCTTCTCCACCGCCGCAGACCAGCGCTTTCACATCTGGGATCTGTAGTTACCAGCATCGTGGAGCCGTGACATTCATATCGATAATGAAAGTCTTCGGATGAGAACTGGGTATAAAATTGATTACCACATATGTGGTCATTGCTGCTTTCTTGGCAATTGTATCAAAGAGACTGCACATTTCCTGCCCGTCATCTGTACCACACGCCAAAGCCAGCTCACACCAGTTCACACCTTTTGCCGTGTATCATGCATGCCAGCAGCAGaggtttcctgtttcctgttaataccaatgtattatttaatttaattgtttaGTATTCAGTATGACAGATATGTTTCGGTGATTGCCACAAGGTGGACACGGGACACGTGTTATGcaaaactgcacagaaaataGTTCAAATAGTGGACGCAGCGTCTTCTGTGGTGCACGCACATGAAATATCTCAGCACATTTCGTACGTTCCATTCTGACATGTTTACAAAAGAAACATTTCATAAAAGGCCtttgtttaaattttatttttcacaatgaAGTGAAATTCGTGAACCTAATAGTAAAATACACTCTTCCAGGATGAAATTGCTTTTTATTCTTGCCCCTTTTTATTCCATATTTTACTTGAAATTTCTTAATGATATGAAATATGTCTACTACATTTGACCTCAAAACCTGAGTAAACATTTCATGGTTTGTTTTACAAGTTACTTATTTAGCAGTCAAAGCACTTCGACTGAAGTTAAATACTTGTGTGTTGCAAAGGTTTTACTTGCAAACGTGTGACCAGATAAGATTCAAGAGAACACTTTGTGCAGAAGTGCTGTGGTGAAGACTTCCTTTCTATAAACAAAGCAAGACCCCCTTGGGTTATTTCTTATGGGTAACATGTTCAGTCGCTCTGCGGCATGTGCAGTGATGTTTGGTTTAGACCCTGTCACCTCTGACATCTGCAACATCTAGCCTGCACTCTTACACTTTTTGCTAAGATGAAATGCAAGGCCAAGATGAATGACATCAACATTCAGCTGAAAGCACCACCATGCATCAAGTGCAGCATCACCGCAGAGCTTTGACTGGGGCTACAGTGGGAAGGTTTG
This sequence is a window from Archocentrus centrarchus isolate MPI-CPG fArcCen1 chromosome 9, fArcCen1, whole genome shotgun sequence. Protein-coding genes within it:
- the LOC115786377 gene encoding cell division cycle protein 20 homolog B-like isoform X2, with product MRLKRRSGESHKWGQYEAREVTYKRFRRRIIQRSCREAPAASTPLAPGRQCEPSFEFDPVCQRLELESPPRKQEPAQGVLQGNIQESALVGGLSHSEPANLLNTACTVAARRQPAAENGPEQRWVWTPAGQEQGHLSHCGNDERRRGLQPFAILSKASLSLQGKSVVKLGAPSLLNDYYTNLLDCSCNGMVALALGSTVYIWNSETRALVGHLDPSPQPGCQYRQSISSLCWSRDGRALSIATRRGEIQLWDVEHKQRMRFLLSHLTVVRALSWKQQLLSSGSVLGHICHLDPRAFTPLVGATTQSEGVCSLQWSPGGSWLASGSTEGHLHIWDHSITGNKMSSQPIMTMKQCSAVKAMGWCPWQRNTIATGGGWKDGELRIWDTQSGSCVTSTHTNSQICSLQWAEKKRHVVTGHGLPHHKVISWMWEFPSLSPIYQFTGHSDRVLHLALNPDNTRIFSTAADQRFHIWDL
- the gpx8 gene encoding putative glutathione peroxidase 8, with protein sequence MEALGGYPTRSSNPKAKKITVLLSMTMGVGCLFLLQTQLVKPRKPKDFYSFEVKDAKGRTVSLEKYRGKASLVVNVASHCQQTEANYKSLQELHRELGTSHFNVLAFPCGQFGDTETGTSWDIEAFAKSTYGVTFPFFSKIKIMGSEAEPAFKFLTDSVQKLPKWNFWKFLVNPEGKVVRFWRTDEPIESIREEVTMMVREIILKKRVEL
- the LOC115786377 gene encoding cell division cycle protein 20 homolog B-like isoform X1, with the protein product MLRDFIRKRHFPFKGQYEAREVTYKRFRRRIIQRSCREAPAASTPLAPGRQCEPSFEFDPVCQRLELESPPRKQEPAQGVLQGNIQESALVGGLSHSEPANLLNTACTVAARRQPAAENGPEQRWVWTPAGQEQGHLSHCGNDERRRGLQPFAILSKASLSLQGKSVVKLGAPSLLNDYYTNLLDCSCNGMVALALGSTVYIWNSETRALVGHLDPSPQPGCQYRQSISSLCWSRDGRALSIATRRGEIQLWDVEHKQRMRFLLSHLTVVRALSWKQQLLSSGSVLGHICHLDPRAFTPLVGATTQSEGVCSLQWSPGGSWLASGSTEGHLHIWDHSITGNKMSSQPIMTMKQCSAVKAMGWCPWQRNTIATGGGWKDGELRIWDTQSGSCVTSTHTNSQICSLQWAEKKRHVVTGHGLPHHKVISWMWEFPSLSPIYQFTGHSDRVLHLALNPDNTRIFSTAADQRFHIWDL